A region from the Sutcliffiella horikoshii genome encodes:
- a CDS encoding Ger(x)C family spore germination protein, with protein MLKRNLLPIITSLFLLGASLIIGKNAEDSLIRDLIIISAIAVDIKDENFLVTVQAINAPSVKDSASEKLGFILYQESGRTITEALQNIHKSFSRYLFMDDLEVILISEELAKKRGIEDVLNYLFLEQTISSNTMLFVSKEVSAYDILAMFTPFQKVSSKRIVDTIENIKDYSSFAIPVYPNRVKNFLLNYPVVNNVIPYISVAGDVQEGLKKENIESYQPKSKMEINGMSYFKKDRLMDFLSTEESQNLIFLMDNVREGAVEANCPEGPGYFSYHLKKAKTKYKVNWKGKTPEVSINIKTNGRITESNCSTNFEHPNMEIFRAQIKKQLEASITSLIQKSQEESLDYVGFGKEIYLSSPSNWRKIEADWDNIFPNTPFDINVDVSVTRSGDATSLD; from the coding sequence GGAGCAAGTTTAATCATTGGGAAAAATGCGGAAGATTCTCTTATCAGAGATTTAATCATTATCTCGGCTATTGCTGTAGACATTAAGGATGAAAATTTTCTCGTAACAGTTCAAGCCATTAATGCTCCATCAGTAAAGGACAGTGCTTCTGAGAAATTGGGATTTATCCTGTACCAGGAAAGTGGGAGGACCATTACAGAAGCCTTGCAAAATATCCACAAATCGTTTTCACGATATCTATTTATGGATGATTTAGAAGTTATACTGATAAGCGAAGAACTTGCCAAAAAGCGTGGAATTGAAGATGTATTAAATTATTTGTTTTTAGAGCAAACGATCTCTTCTAATACCATGCTCTTTGTCAGTAAAGAGGTAAGTGCATATGATATTCTTGCCATGTTCACACCATTCCAAAAAGTATCTTCTAAAAGAATTGTGGATACGATAGAAAATATTAAGGACTACTCATCCTTTGCTATCCCGGTCTATCCTAACCGGGTCAAAAATTTTCTGTTGAATTATCCGGTTGTCAACAACGTAATACCATACATCAGTGTTGCAGGAGATGTGCAGGAAGGGCTTAAGAAAGAGAATATTGAATCCTATCAACCTAAATCAAAAATGGAGATTAACGGCATGTCCTACTTCAAAAAAGATAGACTAATGGATTTCTTAAGCACAGAGGAAAGCCAAAATCTCATATTTTTAATGGATAATGTCAGGGAAGGGGCTGTGGAGGCAAATTGTCCAGAGGGTCCTGGTTACTTTTCCTACCACTTAAAGAAAGCTAAAACAAAATATAAGGTGAATTGGAAGGGCAAAACTCCTGAAGTTTCTATCAACATCAAGACGAATGGAAGAATTACTGAATCCAACTGCAGTACGAATTTCGAACACCCCAATATGGAAATTTTCAGAGCACAAATCAAAAAGCAATTAGAAGCGTCCATAACCTCCTTGATACAAAAAAGCCAAGAAGAGAGCCTGGATTATGTGGGATTTGGTAAAGAAATTTATCTTTCAAGTCCAAGTAATTGGAGAAAAATTGAAGCAGACTGGGATAATATTTTTCCAAACACCCCATTTGATATTAACGTGGATGTTTCCGTAACTAGGTCTGGAGATGCCA